The Bubalus bubalis isolate 160015118507 breed Murrah chromosome 16, NDDB_SH_1, whole genome shotgun sequence genome window below encodes:
- the LOC123329644 gene encoding olfactory receptor 51G1-like, which translates to MAVPINNSASNFFFILMDFPGLETAHCWTAIPVCFIYVLSLLGNTTILYIVKSVPSLHTPVYIFLSMLSVADLGLPVSTLPSMAAVFLLGQRKVGAATCFVQLFFIHTCSVIESAVLLAMAFDRCVAIREPLHYATVLTAKRIGAIGLASVTHSAALHLPLPVLLGRLQFPPVNALSHSYCVHPDVLRLASSSIVVNSGLGLFVMLSTLGLDAVLILLSYVMILKTVLSIASNAGRLKALNTCISHICIVLLFYTPLVSLSVIHRFGKKKLPAQIYMLLSYLHFLVPPMLNPIVYTVKAKEIRVCILKMFQRRKF; encoded by the coding sequence ATGGCAGTTCCTATCAACAATAGTGCCAGCAATTTCTTCTTCATACTGATGGATTTCCCAGGACTGGAGACTGCTCATTGCTGGACAGCTATTCCTGTCTGCTTCATCTATGTTCTCTCTCTGCTAGGCAACACCACCATTCTGTACATTGTCAAGTCTGTTCCCAGCCTCCACACTCCCGTGTACATCTTCCTCTCCATGCTCTCAGTGGCTGACCTGGGGCTCCCAGTTTCCACACTGCCTTCCATGGCAGCTGTTTTTCTCCTGGGCCAGAGGAAGGTGGGAGCTGCAACCTGCTTTGTGCAACTCTTCTTCATCCACACATGCTCAGTAATTGAGTCTGCTGTGCTGTTGGCCATGGCTTTTGACCGCTGTGTGGCTATCCGAGAGCCCTTACACTATGCCACCGTCCTGACAGCCAAGCGCATCGGGGCCATTGGGCTGGCCAGTGTGACCCATAGTGCTGCCCTCCACCTGCCCCTGCCTGTACTCCTTGGAAGACTGCAATTCCCACCTGTGAATGCACTGTCACATTCCTACTGTGTTCACCCTGATGTTCTGAGGCTGGCCAGTTCCAGCATAGTTGTGAACAGTGGCCTTGGGCTCTTTGTGATGCTCTCCACATTGGGGCTGGATGCGGTCCTCATTCTCCTCTCCTATGTGATGATTTTGAAGACAGTATTGAGCATTGCTTCCAATGCTGGACGACTGAAAGCCCTCAATACTTGCATTTCCCATATTtgtattgtattattattttatacccCACTGGTCAGCCTGTCTGTGATCCATCGCTTTGGGAAAAAGAAGCTGCCAGCTCAGATATATATGCTTCTCTCCTATTTGCACTTTCTTGTACCTCCAATGCTCAACCCAATTGTCTACACTGTCAAAGCCAAAGAGATTCGAGTATGCATTCTGAAGATGTTTCAACGCAGAAAGTTCTGA